From the genome of Rathayibacter sp. VKM Ac-2759, one region includes:
- a CDS encoding DNA topoisomerase (ATP-hydrolyzing): MNAAAPSSGSSLTERIEDVDVSSEMEGSFLEYAYSVIYSRALPDARDGLKPVQRRILYMMSEMGLRPDHGHVKSARVVGEVMGKLHPHGDASIYDSLVRLAQPFTLRVPLVDGHGNFGSLDDGPAAARYTEARLAPAALAMTEHLGEDVVDFIPNYDNQFTQPEVLPAAFPNLLVNGASGIAVGMATNMAPHNLVEVIGAARHLIAHPDASLDDLMSFVPGPDFPSGGTIVGLAGVRDAYATGRGSFKTRARVSVESITARKSGLVVTELPYLVGTEKVIDKIKDGVQNKKLSGISDVTDLTDRDNGLRLVIGIKTGFSPEAVLEQLYRYTPLEDTFAINNVALVDGGPRTLGLKELLQVYVGHRVQVVTRRSRYRLRKRQERLHLVEGLLIAILDIDEVIQLIRGSDDTASARARLIEVFDLSVVQADYILELQLRRLTKFSRIELEAERDTLLAEIAELEALLASRARIDALVSDELDDVAQRLGTPRRTLLTEARPSIATTGRKAAAAVLEIADVPSRVHLSTTGRMVRVDRDPEAAPHPERATRRSKHDAVLSMIDTTTRTEIGAVTTAGRLLRFSPVDVPSVPSTSVQLGAGVRMADYLPGLAKDERVLALVAFDDPRPIALGTLQGVVKRVSLSDLPVKPDLELIALRPKDAVVGAALAGDEDELVFVTGEAQLLRFSASSVRPQGRTAAGMAGVKLGETDEVVHFAVVTEDEREEAVVATVAVDSWALTGTDTGSAKVSAFSEFPAKGRATGGVRAQRFLKGETALGVAWVGPAPAHALEADGSVAALPESGMKRDASGVPLAAPIASIGAAPELI; this comes from the coding sequence ATGAACGCTGCAGCCCCCTCCTCCGGATCCTCCCTCACCGAGCGCATCGAGGACGTCGACGTCTCGTCCGAGATGGAGGGCTCGTTCCTCGAGTACGCCTACTCCGTCATCTACTCCCGCGCGCTGCCCGACGCCCGCGACGGCCTCAAGCCCGTGCAGCGCCGGATCCTCTACATGATGAGCGAGATGGGCCTGCGCCCCGACCACGGCCACGTGAAGTCGGCCCGCGTCGTCGGCGAGGTGATGGGCAAGCTGCACCCGCACGGCGACGCCTCCATCTACGACTCCCTGGTGCGGCTCGCGCAGCCCTTCACCCTCCGGGTGCCGCTCGTCGACGGGCACGGCAACTTCGGCTCGCTCGACGACGGACCGGCCGCCGCGCGCTACACCGAGGCGCGTCTCGCACCGGCGGCGCTGGCGATGACGGAGCATCTCGGCGAGGACGTCGTCGACTTCATCCCGAACTACGACAACCAGTTCACGCAGCCCGAGGTGCTCCCGGCCGCGTTCCCGAACCTCCTCGTCAACGGAGCGAGCGGCATCGCGGTCGGCATGGCCACCAACATGGCGCCGCACAACCTGGTCGAGGTGATCGGCGCGGCCCGGCACCTGATCGCGCACCCCGACGCCTCCCTCGACGACCTGATGTCGTTCGTGCCCGGCCCCGACTTCCCGAGCGGAGGCACGATCGTCGGCCTCGCCGGGGTCCGCGACGCCTACGCGACCGGTCGCGGCAGCTTCAAGACCCGCGCCCGGGTCTCGGTCGAGAGCATCACGGCCCGCAAGTCCGGACTCGTGGTCACCGAGCTCCCCTATCTCGTCGGCACCGAGAAGGTGATCGACAAGATCAAGGACGGCGTCCAGAACAAGAAGCTGAGCGGCATCTCGGACGTCACCGATCTCACGGACCGCGACAACGGACTCCGCCTGGTGATCGGCATCAAGACCGGCTTCAGCCCGGAGGCGGTGCTCGAGCAGCTCTACCGCTACACGCCCCTCGAGGACACCTTCGCGATCAACAACGTCGCGCTCGTCGACGGCGGACCACGCACCCTCGGGCTCAAGGAGCTGCTGCAGGTCTACGTGGGGCACCGCGTGCAGGTCGTGACGCGCCGGTCCCGCTACCGCCTCCGCAAGCGCCAGGAGCGCCTGCACCTCGTGGAGGGCCTGCTGATCGCGATCCTCGACATCGACGAGGTCATCCAGCTGATCCGCGGGAGCGACGACACGGCGTCCGCGCGCGCCCGGTTGATCGAGGTGTTCGACCTGAGCGTCGTCCAGGCCGACTACATCCTCGAGCTGCAGCTGCGCCGCCTGACGAAGTTCTCCCGGATCGAGCTCGAGGCCGAGCGCGACACCCTCCTCGCCGAGATCGCCGAGCTCGAGGCGCTGCTCGCGAGCCGAGCCCGGATCGACGCGCTGGTCTCGGACGAGCTCGACGACGTCGCGCAGCGTCTGGGCACCCCGCGGCGGACCCTCCTCACCGAGGCCCGGCCCTCGATCGCGACCACCGGCCGCAAGGCCGCCGCCGCGGTCCTCGAGATCGCCGACGTCCCGAGCCGGGTCCACCTCAGCACGACCGGGCGCATGGTCCGGGTCGACCGCGATCCGGAGGCGGCGCCGCACCCCGAGCGCGCCACCCGCCGGAGCAAGCACGACGCCGTGCTCAGCATGATCGACACCACGACGCGGACCGAGATCGGCGCCGTCACGACGGCGGGCCGGCTGCTGCGGTTCTCCCCCGTCGACGTGCCCTCGGTGCCGTCGACCTCGGTGCAGCTCGGCGCCGGCGTCCGGATGGCCGACTACCTCCCCGGTCTCGCGAAGGACGAGCGGGTGCTCGCCCTCGTGGCGTTCGACGACCCGCGGCCGATCGCCCTCGGCACTCTGCAGGGTGTCGTGAAGCGGGTGTCCCTCTCCGATCTGCCGGTGAAGCCGGACCTCGAGCTGATCGCGCTGCGCCCGAAGGACGCGGTCGTCGGAGCCGCACTCGCGGGCGATGAGGACGAGCTGGTCTTCGTCACCGGCGAGGCGCAGCTCCTGCGCTTCTCCGCCTCCTCCGTGCGCCCGCAGGGACGGACCGCGGCGGGGATGGCGGGCGTGAAGCTCGGCGAGACCGACGAGGTCGTCCACTTCGCCGTGGTGACCGAGGACGAGCGCGAGGAGGCGGTCGTCGCGACCGTCGCCGTCGACAGCTGGGCGCTCACGGGCACGGACACCGGCAGCGCCAAGGTGTCCGCCTTCTCCGAGTTCCCGGCGAAGGGGCGCGCCACCGGCGGCGTCCGGGCGCAGCGGTTCCTCAAGGGCGAGACGGCTCTCGGAGTCGCGTGGGTCGGCCCCGCGCCGGCGCACGCTCTCGAGGCCGACGGCTCGGTCGCCGCCCTGCCCGAGTCGGGCATGAAGCGCGACGCCTCCGGAGTGCCGCTCGCGGCGCCGATCGCGAGCATCGGAGCCGCTCCCGAGCTGATCTGA
- a CDS encoding DNA topoisomerase IV subunit B — MASSDYSARHLSVLEGLEAVRKRPGMYIGSTDSRGLMHCLWEVIDNSVDEALAGHGSEISVVLHSDDSVEVRDRARGIPVDIEPKTGLTGVEVVFTKLHAGGKFGSGSYAASGGLHGVGASVVNALSERLDVEVDRDGRTYRMSFHRGEPGRFADTGEPTPDAPFTPFENGSELDIVGKVKKGVTGTRVRYWADRQIFTRGAAFQTDDLVTRARQTAFLVPGLTIDIVDDREAERRAEMFRYDGGISEFVEFLAPDAAVTDVLRLTGTGSFTETVPVLTPGGAMVPTEVERSCEVDIALRWGTGYETVVRSFVNIISTPKGGTHQNGFEQGLLKLLRSQVEANARRLKVGSDKLEKDDVLAGLTAVLTVRLPEPQFEGQTKEVLGTPAVRAIVAQTITSTLGAIFSSTKREDKAQMSQLLEKLVTEMKSRISARAHKETQRRKNALESSSLPAKLVDCRSNDVENSELFIVEGDSALGTAKSARNSEYQALLPIRGKILNVQKASIADMLSNAECASMIQVIGAGSGRSFDLAAARYGKIILMSDADVDGAHIRTLLLTLFFRYMRPLVEAGRVFAAVPPLHRVVVMNAGKKPNETIYTYSEKELQSVLAALAKAGRRYQDPIQRYKGLGEMDADQLATTTMDRSRRTLRRVRVADAENAGRVFELLMGNDVAPRKEFIVRGSETLSRDRIDV; from the coding sequence ATGGCCTCTTCCGATTACTCCGCTCGGCACCTCTCCGTTCTCGAGGGTCTCGAGGCGGTCCGGAAGCGCCCGGGCATGTACATCGGCTCGACCGACTCCCGCGGTCTGATGCACTGCCTGTGGGAGGTCATCGACAACTCCGTCGACGAGGCCCTGGCCGGGCACGGCTCCGAGATCAGCGTCGTCCTGCACTCCGACGACAGCGTCGAGGTCCGGGACCGTGCGCGAGGCATCCCCGTCGACATCGAGCCGAAGACCGGGCTCACGGGCGTCGAGGTCGTCTTCACCAAGCTGCACGCCGGCGGCAAGTTCGGCTCGGGCTCGTACGCCGCCTCGGGCGGACTGCACGGCGTCGGCGCGTCCGTGGTCAACGCCCTGTCCGAGCGGCTCGACGTCGAGGTCGACCGGGACGGCCGCACCTACCGGATGTCGTTCCACCGCGGAGAGCCCGGCCGCTTCGCCGACACGGGCGAGCCGACTCCGGATGCGCCGTTCACTCCCTTCGAGAACGGCTCCGAGCTCGACATCGTCGGCAAGGTGAAGAAGGGCGTCACCGGAACGCGCGTGCGGTACTGGGCCGACCGCCAGATCTTCACCCGGGGCGCGGCGTTCCAGACCGACGATCTCGTCACCCGCGCCCGCCAGACCGCGTTCCTCGTCCCCGGGCTCACGATCGACATCGTCGACGACCGCGAGGCCGAGCGCCGCGCCGAGATGTTCCGCTACGACGGCGGGATCTCGGAGTTCGTCGAGTTCCTCGCTCCGGACGCGGCGGTCACCGACGTCCTGCGGCTCACCGGGACGGGCTCCTTCACCGAGACCGTCCCCGTCCTCACGCCCGGCGGCGCGATGGTGCCGACAGAGGTGGAGCGCTCCTGCGAGGTCGACATCGCCCTGCGCTGGGGCACCGGGTACGAGACGGTCGTGCGCAGCTTCGTGAACATCATCTCGACGCCCAAGGGAGGCACGCACCAGAACGGCTTCGAGCAGGGACTGCTCAAGCTGCTGCGCTCGCAGGTCGAGGCCAACGCCCGGCGCCTGAAGGTCGGCTCCGACAAGCTCGAGAAGGACGACGTCCTCGCCGGTCTCACCGCCGTGCTGACGGTGCGCCTCCCCGAGCCGCAGTTCGAGGGGCAGACGAAGGAGGTGCTCGGCACACCGGCCGTGCGCGCGATCGTCGCGCAGACGATCACCTCGACGCTCGGCGCGATCTTCTCCTCGACGAAGCGCGAGGACAAGGCGCAGATGTCGCAGCTGCTCGAGAAGCTCGTCACCGAGATGAAGTCGAGGATCTCGGCCCGCGCCCACAAGGAGACCCAGCGGCGCAAGAACGCGCTCGAGTCCTCCTCCCTGCCCGCGAAGCTCGTCGACTGCCGCAGCAACGACGTGGAGAACAGCGAGCTCTTCATCGTCGAGGGCGACTCCGCCCTCGGCACGGCCAAGAGCGCTCGGAACAGCGAGTACCAGGCGCTGCTGCCCATCCGCGGCAAGATCCTGAACGTGCAGAAGGCGAGCATCGCCGACATGCTCTCGAACGCCGAGTGCGCGTCGATGATCCAGGTCATCGGAGCGGGGTCCGGCCGCTCGTTCGACCTCGCGGCGGCGCGCTACGGCAAGATCATCCTGATGAGCGACGCCGATGTCGACGGTGCGCACATCCGCACCCTCCTCCTGACCCTCTTCTTCCGCTACATGCGGCCGCTGGTCGAGGCCGGACGGGTCTTCGCCGCCGTGCCGCCGCTGCACCGCGTCGTCGTGATGAACGCGGGCAAGAAGCCGAACGAGACGATCTACACCTACTCCGAGAAGGAGCTCCAGAGCGTGCTGGCCGCGCTCGCCAAGGCGGGGCGCCGGTACCAGGACCCGATCCAGCGCTACAAGGGCCTCGGCGAGATGGATGCGGACCAGCTCGCGACCACGACGATGGACCGCTCGCGTCGGACGCTCCGGCGGGTCAGGGTCGCCGACGCCGAGAACGCCGGCCGCGTGTTCGAGCTCCTGATGGGCAACGACGTCGCGCCGCGCAAGGAGTTCATCGTCCGCGGCTCCGAGACCCTGTCGCGGGACCGCATCGACGTCTGA
- a CDS encoding cobyric acid synthase — MTALRIGVLAPEVLDSNGDAANARVLVARARWSGLDAELVPLRTAEGFAIRPDVVVAGTGADQDLPDVLGLLLENASALRGWVTDGTEIVAVGAGWQLLTESFTTPTGVVAGVGVFPGRSVAGERVTDDLVVSSGADTLVGFENHVRRVEGIDPAHVLGTVLHGVGDGGGVEGYRDGGLLGTHLHGPVLAKNPVLADAILTRISGRRSLVYTTTDARLRAADETARAAREVIAKRLGVVR, encoded by the coding sequence GTGACCGCTCTCCGCATCGGCGTTCTGGCGCCGGAGGTCCTCGACAGCAACGGCGACGCGGCCAACGCCCGCGTCCTCGTGGCCCGTGCCCGATGGTCGGGGCTGGACGCCGAACTCGTCCCGCTCCGCACGGCGGAGGGCTTCGCGATCCGACCGGACGTCGTGGTGGCGGGCACCGGGGCCGACCAGGACCTTCCCGACGTGCTCGGCCTGCTGCTCGAGAACGCCTCAGCTCTGAGGGGCTGGGTCACCGATGGGACCGAGATCGTGGCGGTCGGCGCCGGCTGGCAGCTCCTCACCGAGTCGTTCACCACGCCGACGGGGGTCGTGGCCGGCGTCGGCGTCTTCCCCGGGCGCTCCGTCGCGGGGGAGCGGGTGACCGACGACCTCGTCGTGTCCTCCGGTGCCGACACGCTGGTCGGCTTCGAGAACCACGTCCGGCGCGTCGAAGGAATCGACCCGGCGCACGTGCTCGGCACGGTGCTGCACGGCGTGGGCGACGGGGGCGGAGTCGAGGGCTACCGCGACGGCGGCCTGCTCGGCACGCACCTGCACGGCCCCGTCCTGGCTAAGAACCCGGTCCTCGCCGACGCGATCCTCACTCGGATCTCCGGGCGCCGCTCACTCGTCTACACGACGACCGACGCCCGCCTCCGTGCCGCCGATGAAACGGCACGAGCCGCCCGCGAAGTGATCGCGAAGCGGCTCGGTGTCGTTCGGTAG
- a CDS encoding MurT ligase domain-containing protein, protein MIRYAPAVLLGRAARFAARVRKPGGGSAVPGLVVNRIAPGFLPAVLDGFPEGLVVVTGSAGKSTTTKMLVAVLRAHGLSVFTNPSTANIAQGLTSALLERADLRGRIDADIAVLEMDEGHGARLAPRMSPRVVLLTNVVVDQIDRFFDPAMVARMLAAIATRATGPVVLNADDRHVADIASALPADSVRWYGVSSAVKDGAAGGLGYASVADSGADRATTVVESTSGAAATIVTDGTSLRLRLPARGVHYAVDAAAAVSAARAVLGERFDAGTASAALSSIDPVFGRGEVVTVRGQEVEFVLVQNPASYRLNLAEIPEGTEQVMLAIGSDVRDPSYFWPVDTSRLGRVRIVSGSKAHEAALQLRYDGVAIDSVDEDLGRALDAFLALPAPSTGRKTIVFSADSMRRTRAHLQLASNREEDS, encoded by the coding sequence GTGATCCGCTACGCGCCGGCGGTCCTCCTGGGGAGGGCCGCCCGCTTCGCGGCGCGAGTGAGGAAGCCGGGCGGCGGATCCGCCGTCCCCGGCCTGGTGGTGAACCGCATCGCGCCGGGATTCCTCCCCGCCGTCCTCGACGGCTTCCCCGAGGGGCTCGTCGTCGTCACCGGTTCCGCCGGCAAGTCGACGACGACGAAGATGCTCGTCGCGGTGCTGCGCGCCCACGGCCTGAGCGTCTTCACGAACCCCTCGACCGCGAACATCGCGCAGGGCCTGACCTCGGCACTCCTCGAGCGCGCGGACCTGCGCGGTCGCATCGACGCCGACATCGCCGTCCTGGAGATGGACGAGGGCCACGGAGCCCGCCTGGCGCCGCGGATGAGCCCGCGCGTCGTGTTGCTGACGAACGTCGTCGTCGACCAGATCGACCGCTTCTTCGACCCCGCCATGGTCGCGCGGATGCTCGCCGCCATCGCGACGAGGGCCACCGGACCGGTCGTCCTGAACGCCGACGACCGGCACGTCGCCGACATCGCGTCCGCGCTCCCCGCCGACTCCGTGCGCTGGTACGGCGTCTCCTCGGCCGTCAAGGACGGCGCCGCGGGCGGGCTCGGCTACGCGTCCGTCGCGGACTCCGGTGCGGACCGCGCCACCACCGTCGTCGAGAGCACCTCCGGCGCGGCCGCGACGATCGTCACCGACGGCACCTCGCTCCGACTGCGCCTGCCGGCCCGTGGCGTCCACTACGCCGTCGATGCGGCCGCAGCGGTCTCGGCGGCGCGCGCTGTGCTCGGCGAGCGTTTCGACGCCGGCACCGCCTCCGCCGCCCTCTCGTCGATCGACCCGGTCTTCGGACGCGGGGAGGTCGTCACCGTGCGCGGGCAGGAGGTGGAGTTCGTGCTGGTGCAGAACCCGGCGAGCTACCGCTTGAATCTCGCGGAGATCCCGGAGGGCACCGAGCAGGTGATGCTCGCGATCGGCTCCGACGTCCGCGACCCGTCCTACTTCTGGCCCGTCGACACGTCGCGACTCGGCCGCGTCCGCATCGTCTCGGGGTCGAAGGCGCACGAGGCCGCGCTGCAGCTGCGCTACGACGGAGTCGCGATCGACTCCGTGGACGAGGATCTCGGCCGCGCGCTCGATGCGTTCCTCGCCCTCCCCGCGCCGTCCACCGGTCGCAAGACGATCGTCTTCTCGGCCGACTCGATGCGCCGGACCCGTGCGCACCTGCAGCTGGCCTCCAACCGCGAGGAGGACTCGTGA
- a CDS encoding RNA polymerase sigma factor produces the protein MATRTTKTATLDAVDDDATTTTKKPAARKPAAAKTPRARASAKTAAPAVDEETADAPEPDEADAPDDDETETVVDEPEADAKDDSETPDSPVAVVAAPAEPLPSGALVLSFGGDDDEVPVYSTAITGATADPVKDYLKQIGKVALLNAAEEVELAMRIEAGLFAEDKLANSSDLSPELVRELRWVAKDGQRAKSHLLGANLRLVVSLAKRYTGRGMQFLDLIQEGNLGLIRAVEKFDYTKGFKFSTYATWWIRQAITRAMADQARTIRIPVHMVEVINKLARVQRQMLQDLGREPTPEELSRELDMTPEKVIEVQKYGREPISLHTPLGEDGDSEFGDLIEDTEAVVPADAVGFTMLQKQLESLLDSLSEREAGVIRMRFGLGDGMPKTLDQIGDTFGVTRERIRQIESKTMAKLRHPSRSQSLRDYLE, from the coding sequence ATGGCCACCAGGACTACCAAGACAGCCACCCTCGACGCCGTCGACGACGACGCGACGACGACGACCAAGAAGCCGGCCGCGCGCAAGCCCGCCGCTGCGAAGACCCCGCGCGCCCGCGCCTCCGCGAAGACGGCTGCACCCGCCGTCGACGAGGAGACCGCCGACGCTCCCGAGCCCGACGAGGCGGACGCCCCGGACGACGACGAGACCGAGACGGTCGTCGACGAGCCCGAGGCCGACGCCAAGGACGACTCCGAGACCCCCGACAGCCCGGTCGCGGTCGTCGCCGCCCCCGCGGAGCCCCTCCCGAGCGGTGCCCTGGTGCTGTCGTTCGGCGGCGACGACGACGAGGTCCCGGTCTACTCGACCGCGATCACCGGAGCGACCGCCGACCCCGTCAAGGACTACCTCAAGCAGATCGGCAAGGTCGCGCTCCTGAACGCGGCCGAGGAGGTCGAGCTCGCGATGCGCATCGAGGCGGGCCTCTTCGCCGAGGACAAGCTCGCGAACTCGAGCGACCTCAGCCCGGAGCTCGTCCGCGAGCTGCGCTGGGTCGCCAAGGACGGACAGCGCGCCAAGAGCCACCTGCTCGGCGCCAACCTCCGCCTCGTCGTGAGCCTCGCGAAGCGCTACACGGGCCGCGGGATGCAGTTCCTGGACCTCATCCAGGAGGGCAACCTCGGTCTCATCCGGGCCGTCGAGAAGTTCGACTACACCAAGGGCTTCAAGTTCTCGACCTACGCGACCTGGTGGATCCGCCAGGCGATCACCCGCGCGATGGCAGACCAGGCGCGCACCATCCGCATCCCGGTGCACATGGTCGAGGTCATCAACAAGCTCGCCCGCGTGCAGCGCCAGATGCTCCAGGACCTGGGGCGCGAGCCCACCCCGGAGGAGCTGTCGCGCGAGCTCGACATGACCCCCGAGAAGGTCATCGAGGTGCAGAAGTACGGTCGCGAGCCGATCTCGCTGCACACCCCCCTGGGCGAGGACGGCGACAGCGAGTTCGGCGACCTCATCGAGGACACCGAGGCCGTCGTGCCCGCCGACGCGGTGGGCTTCACGATGCTGCAGAAGCAGCTCGAGTCGCTCCTCGACTCTCTCTCGGAGCGCGAGGCGGGCGTGATCCGCATGCGCTTCGGCCTCGGCGACGGCATGCCGAAGACGCTCGACCAGATCGGCGACACGTTCGGCGTCACGCGCGAGCGGATCCGTCAGATCGAGTCGAAGACGATGGCCAAGCTCCGCCACCCCTCGCGCTCGCAGTCGCTCCGCGACTACCTCGAGTAG
- a CDS encoding MFS transporter: MRSSRAWFVFGAGAFAYLVAVLDRTTLGVAGVDAAARFGVAAAVLSSLAVVQLIVYAAMQIPVGILIDRFGPKTLIVSGTALMMAGQIVLAIAPSIGVAIGGRILVGAGDAAIFTSVIRLTVTWFSGPLVPQLSQWIGNIGQIGQILSALPFAALLHSAGWTPAFLSAAGLGAVAILGVILFVSDVPPRTEPIVLVPPTLRATVAQLAVSLRRPGTQLGFWSHFVTQSSGTVFTLLWGYPFLVYAIGLPPGTAAPTLTIVVVAGIVVGPVLGVLTARHPMRRSNLVIAIVSTMAVAWTVVLLWPGVPPYWLIVLLLIVIGAGGPGSMIGFDFARTFNPKRSLGAANGVVNVGGFLASFTMMFLMGLVLDALAGPGADSADLYSMEHFRLAWCVQYVVVGAGVVGLVSARRRTRRRLAEDEGIMVAPLWVALSDRLRRGRSGR, translated from the coding sequence GTGCGATCTTCTCGAGCCTGGTTCGTCTTCGGTGCCGGCGCGTTCGCGTACCTGGTCGCGGTCCTGGACCGCACGACGCTCGGTGTCGCGGGAGTCGATGCCGCTGCCCGGTTCGGAGTGGCGGCCGCCGTCCTGTCCTCGCTGGCCGTCGTCCAGCTGATCGTCTACGCGGCGATGCAGATCCCCGTCGGGATCCTGATCGACCGCTTCGGGCCGAAGACGCTGATCGTGAGCGGGACGGCGCTGATGATGGCCGGGCAGATCGTGCTCGCGATCGCTCCCTCGATCGGCGTCGCGATCGGCGGCCGCATCCTCGTCGGGGCGGGGGACGCGGCGATCTTCACGTCGGTCATCCGTCTCACCGTCACCTGGTTCAGCGGGCCGCTCGTCCCGCAGCTCTCGCAGTGGATCGGCAACATCGGCCAGATCGGGCAGATCCTCTCGGCGCTGCCCTTCGCGGCCCTCCTGCACTCCGCCGGCTGGACCCCGGCCTTCCTCTCGGCTGCGGGTCTGGGCGCCGTCGCGATCCTCGGGGTGATCCTGTTCGTCAGCGACGTCCCGCCGCGCACGGAGCCGATCGTCCTGGTGCCGCCGACGCTGCGGGCGACCGTCGCGCAGCTCGCCGTCAGCCTCCGCCGGCCGGGGACGCAGCTCGGCTTCTGGTCGCACTTCGTGACGCAGTCCTCGGGCACCGTCTTCACGCTGCTCTGGGGCTACCCGTTCCTCGTCTACGCGATCGGCCTCCCGCCGGGCACGGCCGCGCCGACCCTGACGATCGTCGTTGTCGCCGGCATCGTCGTCGGACCGGTGCTCGGCGTCCTGACCGCGCGGCACCCGATGCGCCGGAGCAACCTCGTCATCGCCATCGTCTCGACCATGGCCGTGGCCTGGACCGTCGTCCTGCTCTGGCCGGGCGTCCCGCCGTACTGGCTGATCGTCCTCCTGCTGATCGTCATCGGCGCGGGCGGTCCCGGCTCGATGATCGGCTTCGACTTCGCCCGCACCTTCAACCCGAAGCGCAGTCTCGGTGCCGCGAACGGCGTCGTGAACGTCGGCGGGTTCCTCGCCAGCTTCACGATGATGTTCCTGATGGGCCTCGTGCTCGACGCCCTCGCCGGCCCCGGAGCGGACTCCGCCGACCTCTACTCGATGGAGCACTTCCGGCTCGCCTGGTGCGTGCAGTACGTCGTCGTCGGCGCCGGAGTCGTCGGACTCGTCAGTGCGCGGCGCCGGACCCGCCGTCGTCTCGCGGAGGACGAGGGAATAATGGTGGCCCCTCTCTGGGTTGCACTGAGTGACCGGCTCCGTCGTGGACGCTCGGGACGCTGA
- a CDS encoding PAC2 family protein produces the protein MLDPEDLFEIEGDLSEVPRGLHLVAGLTGFADAGGAVGQLGEYLLDTLQHRVVVEFDQDQLLDYRARRPIITFDQDHLTDYRPATLRLSLAHDELHQPFLLLTGFEPDFQWERFTRAVLALVDRLGIASTTWVHAIPMPVPHTRPVGVTVSGNREDLIEAMSVWKPHTQVPSNVLHLLEYRLYERGLPAVGFALLIPHYLSDTEYPQAAVAALESISASTGLIFPTDRLRESGREFLAKVDEQVAGNEELQKLVAALEARHDTYMEGTSLRSPLTDEDGFVPSADALAAELEKFLAIRRPGDEPAAS, from the coding sequence ATGCTGGATCCGGAAGACCTGTTCGAGATCGAGGGCGACCTGTCGGAGGTTCCGCGCGGGCTGCACCTCGTCGCGGGGCTGACCGGTTTCGCCGACGCCGGAGGCGCCGTGGGGCAGCTGGGGGAGTACCTCCTCGACACGCTGCAGCACCGCGTGGTCGTCGAGTTCGACCAGGACCAGCTGCTCGACTACCGCGCCCGTCGCCCGATCATCACCTTCGATCAGGACCACCTGACCGACTACCGCCCGGCCACCCTCCGCCTCTCGCTCGCGCACGACGAGCTGCACCAGCCGTTCCTGCTGCTGACGGGCTTCGAGCCCGACTTCCAGTGGGAGCGGTTCACCCGGGCGGTGCTCGCACTCGTCGACCGGCTCGGGATCGCGAGCACCACCTGGGTGCACGCCATCCCGATGCCCGTCCCGCACACGCGACCGGTCGGAGTCACCGTGAGCGGCAACCGCGAGGACCTCATCGAGGCGATGTCGGTGTGGAAGCCGCACACCCAGGTCCCCTCCAACGTGCTGCACCTGCTCGAGTACCGGCTCTACGAGCGCGGACTGCCCGCGGTCGGCTTCGCGCTGCTCATCCCGCACTACCTCTCGGACACCGAGTACCCGCAGGCGGCCGTCGCCGCGCTCGAGAGCATCTCGGCGTCGACGGGGCTGATCTTCCCGACCGATCGCCTGCGCGAGAGCGGGCGGGAGTTCCTCGCGAAGGTCGACGAGCAGGTCGCGGGCAACGAGGAGCTGCAGAAGCTGGTCGCCGCCCTCGAGGCCCGGCACGACACCTACATGGAGGGGACGAGCCTCCGCTCGCCCCTCACCGACGAGGACGGCTTCGTGCCGAGCGCGGACGCCCTCGCCGCCGAGCTCGAGAAGTTCCTCGCGATCCGCCGCCCCGGGGACGAGCCCGCCGCCTCCTGA